A genomic window from Desulfovibrio porci includes:
- the fliP gene encoding flagellar type III secretion system pore protein FliP (The bacterial flagellar biogenesis protein FliP forms a type III secretion system (T3SS)-type pore required for flagellar assembly.): protein MSRMTQIFTKLWRKPGAAGLLAASLLILLPELAFAAQDLSLPSMSLTLSGGAPEPAKVSVLLEILFLLTVLSVAPAIMLTVTSFTRIIIVFSFLRQAMGVQQLPPTQILASLAIFMTVVIMLPVGRQINDQALQPYLSEQIDYKVALDRAQAPLRTFMFKHTREKDLSVFYAITQMELPKNKEEVPTMLLAAAYVISELKTAFTIGFLIYIPFLVLDMVVSSVLLAMGMMMLPPMMVSMPFKLLLFVMVDGWNLLVGSLVNSFLL from the coding sequence ATGAGCCGCATGACGCAGATTTTCACGAAATTATGGAGGAAGCCCGGCGCGGCGGGCCTGCTGGCGGCAAGCCTGCTGATCCTTCTGCCTGAGCTGGCGTTCGCGGCGCAGGATCTCAGCCTGCCCAGCATGTCGCTTACGCTGTCCGGCGGCGCGCCGGAACCGGCGAAGGTTTCGGTGCTGCTGGAGATCCTCTTTCTGCTCACCGTGCTCTCCGTGGCCCCGGCCATCATGCTCACGGTCACCAGCTTCACCCGCATCATCATTGTCTTCAGCTTCCTGCGTCAGGCCATGGGCGTGCAACAGCTGCCGCCCACCCAGATCCTCGCCAGCCTCGCCATTTTCATGACGGTGGTCATCATGCTGCCGGTGGGCAGGCAGATCAACGACCAGGCCCTGCAACCCTACCTCAGCGAGCAGATCGACTACAAAGTGGCTCTGGACCGGGCCCAGGCTCCGTTGCGGACGTTCATGTTCAAGCACACCCGCGAGAAGGACCTCTCGGTCTTCTATGCCATCACCCAGATGGAACTGCCCAAGAACAAGGAAGAAGTGCCCACCATGCTGCTGGCCGCGGCCTACGTGATCAGCGAACTGAAGACGGCCTTCACCATCGGCTTTCTGATCTACATTCCCTTTCTGGTGCTGGATATGGTCGTATCCAGCGTCCTGCTGGCCATGGGCATGATGATGCTGCCGCCCATGATGGTCTCCATGCCTTTCAAGCTGCTGCTTTTCGTCATGGTGGACGGCTGGAATCTGCTGGTGGGTTCGCTGGTCAACAGCTTTCTTCTGTAA
- the fliO gene encoding flagellar biosynthetic protein FliO, producing MASRYASAAAAADPGLSGQAVRGLVDGAAAVPPPSGGGTPGLEDAVRLAGEHVLRGLEQAGHIMGQAVEHAVDRGADLAAQAAASAPAGHVSTLGQSSFSWGGYMQAVGILFLFLALLWLAVWLVRRYGRFNFLPRPGALPRGALVMEAQMPLGPRKGLMVVRFLNRRLLLGVTDQQITLLTEEDAHHEPHDADFHEIMEEARRGGPAGGKPADPSA from the coding sequence TTGGCTAGCCGGTACGCCTCGGCCGCCGCGGCAGCGGACCCTGGCCTTTCGGGCCAGGCTGTACGCGGCCTGGTGGACGGCGCGGCGGCGGTTCCGCCTCCATCCGGGGGCGGCACGCCGGGGTTGGAAGACGCGGTCCGCCTCGCCGGGGAGCATGTGCTGCGCGGTCTGGAACAGGCCGGGCATATCATGGGCCAGGCCGTGGAACACGCGGTTGACCGGGGCGCGGACCTTGCCGCGCAGGCCGCCGCATCCGCTCCGGCCGGGCACGTCTCCACGCTCGGCCAGTCCTCTTTCAGCTGGGGCGGCTATATGCAGGCCGTGGGCATTCTTTTTCTGTTCCTGGCCCTGCTCTGGCTGGCGGTCTGGCTGGTGCGGCGTTACGGACGATTCAATTTTCTGCCGCGCCCGGGGGCCCTGCCGCGCGGCGCGCTGGTCATGGAGGCCCAGATGCCGCTGGGACCGCGCAAAGGACTTATGGTGGTACGCTTCTTGAATAGAAGGTTGCTGCTGGGGGTTACGGACCAGCAGATCACCCTTCTGACGGAGGAAGACGCCCATCATGAGCCGCATGACGCAGATTTTCACGAAATTATGGAGGAAGCCCGGCGCGGCGGGCCTGCTGGCGGCAAGCCTGCTGATCCTTCTGCCTGA
- a CDS encoding flagellar basal body-associated FliL family protein, producing MAAKDTREATALPEGQAEKPKKKSRIKRLVILLAILLMTLSGAGLGAYWWLFLRTPGSASHASAPAKNEAPAPAAPSAPGAPANASAGQPAVPAAPVSGAGGNAPGAARIERQSDLPRSAGQVLPLPPITVNLSDPGGRRYLKLGMEVEVNADVSEELKAQNARIRDAVIMLLAGKSYADISTPDGKVLLKAEVAARLNQILGAQRVIRVYFTDFVVE from the coding sequence ATGGCAGCCAAGGATACCAGGGAAGCCACGGCATTGCCGGAAGGGCAGGCCGAAAAACCCAAAAAGAAATCCAGGATCAAGCGCCTCGTCATTCTTTTGGCGATCCTGCTGATGACTCTCAGCGGCGCGGGCCTCGGCGCGTACTGGTGGCTGTTTTTGCGCACGCCGGGCAGCGCGTCCCACGCGTCTGCTCCGGCCAAAAATGAAGCCCCCGCGCCTGCCGCGCCCAGTGCGCCCGGCGCGCCCGCCAACGCGAGCGCGGGCCAGCCCGCGGTTCCGGCGGCTCCGGTTTCCGGCGCGGGTGGGAACGCGCCCGGCGCGGCGCGCATCGAACGCCAGAGCGACCTGCCCCGCAGCGCCGGTCAGGTTCTGCCGTTGCCGCCCATCACGGTCAATCTGTCGGACCCCGGCGGGCGGCGCTATCTCAAGCTGGGCATGGAAGTGGAGGTCAACGCCGACGTTTCCGAAGAGCTCAAGGCCCAGAACGCGCGTATCCGTGACGCCGTCATCATGTTGCTGGCGGGCAAGAGCTATGCGGATATTTCCACGCCCGACGGCAAAGTGCTGCTCAAGGCCGAAGTGGCGGCGCGGCTCAATCAGATTCTGGGCGCGCAACGCGTGATCCGGGTCTATTTTACGGATTTTGTAGTGGAATAA
- the fliQ gene encoding flagellar biosynthesis protein FliQ, producing MSPDFVIGFGRQAIELCLMMALPMLGVGLGVGVVVSVIQAATQIQEMTLTFIPKVVCMFIALLLALPWLMERMITFTRDVFINIPTYVR from the coding sequence ATGTCTCCGGATTTCGTCATCGGTTTCGGCCGCCAGGCCATTGAACTCTGTCTGATGATGGCCCTGCCCATGCTGGGCGTGGGCCTGGGCGTGGGCGTGGTGGTCAGCGTGATCCAGGCGGCCACCCAGATTCAGGAGATGACCCTGACCTTCATCCCCAAGGTGGTCTGCATGTTCATCGCCCTGCTGCTGGCTCTGCCCTGGCTCATGGAGCGGATGATCACCTTTACCCGCGACGTTTTCATCAACATCCCCACCTACGTGCGCTGA
- a CDS encoding GNAT family N-acetyltransferase, which produces MRIRLARPEDSAALLRIYAQYIHSPVTFEYALPTEPEFAARIGRISETYPYLVCEENGGISGYAYAHRQAEREAYQWNAELSVYLDAAASRGRGTRLYRMLLDILPLQGVRSAYALVTLPNAASERLHASLGFRTMGVQSEAGFKAGAWHDVAWFVKDIAPHDAAPRPLLPVSRLDADVLRRILDTRG; this is translated from the coding sequence ATGAGAATCAGACTCGCACGGCCTGAAGACAGCGCGGCCCTGCTGCGAATATACGCGCAGTATATCCACAGCCCCGTCACCTTTGAGTACGCCCTGCCCACGGAGCCGGAGTTCGCCGCACGCATCGGGCGGATATCAGAGACATATCCGTATCTGGTCTGCGAAGAGAATGGAGGGATATCCGGCTATGCCTATGCGCACAGGCAGGCGGAACGGGAAGCCTATCAATGGAACGCGGAATTGTCCGTCTATCTTGACGCCGCCGCGTCGCGGGGCAGGGGCACACGGCTGTACCGCATGCTGCTGGACATTCTGCCCCTGCAGGGCGTCAGAAGCGCCTACGCCCTGGTCACGCTGCCCAATGCCGCCAGCGAGCGCCTGCACGCCTCGCTGGGATTCCGGACCATGGGTGTCCAGAGCGAGGCGGGCTTCAAGGCCGGCGCGTGGCACGACGTGGCCTGGTTTGTGAAGGACATCGCCCCGCACGACGCCGCCCCCCGGCCCCTGTTGCCTGTCAGCCGGCTGGACGCTGACGTCTTGCGGCGGATTCTGGACACACGCGGGTAG
- a CDS encoding TrmH family RNA methyltransferase, giving the protein MNDHSDDAPLLPGLKPVLELLASEPQRVDLVLCKKGLRGPEAREVQNLCRRNGVRFSLVEAAALDRLCRGARQGRDAVAHQGVVARLAVTGFCGLEELLAAVADAPLPLLLALDQVQDPGNVGTLCRTLYALGGAGLLLPRHNSAYLGPGARRAAAGALEHLPVAQVTNLARALDSADEAGLTIYGAGGAEGPNSLDAFTDRMRLPAVLVLGNEDKGLRPGVAKRCAHMLRIPLARSFDSLNVAQAGAVLLGLAAAHSRGPVV; this is encoded by the coding sequence CCGAGCCCCAGCGGGTGGACCTCGTCCTCTGCAAAAAGGGCCTGCGCGGCCCCGAAGCGCGCGAAGTGCAGAACCTCTGCCGCCGGAACGGCGTGCGCTTCAGCCTGGTGGAAGCGGCGGCTCTTGACCGCCTGTGCCGCGGCGCGCGTCAGGGGCGCGACGCCGTCGCCCACCAGGGGGTGGTGGCCCGCCTGGCCGTCACCGGCTTTTGCGGGCTGGAAGAATTGCTGGCCGCCGTGGCCGACGCGCCCCTGCCGCTGCTGCTGGCCCTGGACCAAGTGCAGGACCCCGGCAATGTGGGCACGCTCTGCCGCACGCTCTACGCCCTGGGCGGAGCGGGCCTGCTGCTGCCCCGGCACAACAGCGCCTATCTGGGACCTGGCGCCCGGCGCGCCGCCGCCGGAGCCTTGGAACATCTGCCCGTGGCCCAGGTGACCAATCTGGCCCGCGCCCTGGACAGCGCCGACGAAGCTGGCCTGACCATTTACGGCGCGGGCGGGGCCGAAGGCCCCAACAGCCTGGACGCCTTTACGGACCGGATGCGCCTGCCCGCCGTGCTGGTGCTCGGCAATGAGGACAAGGGCCTCCGCCCCGGCGTGGCCAAGCGTTGCGCGCATATGCTGCGCATTCCCCTGGCCCGCTCTTTTGATTCCCTGAATGTGGCTCAGGCCGGGGCCGTGCTGCTGGGCCTGGCCGCCGCGCATTCTCGCGGCCCTGTAGTGTAG
- the fliN gene encoding flagellar motor switch protein FliN: protein MSQDDQEALAAQWAAQLEGEEDSPSGGDAGAPEAAAADAGAGGEHSPVDEEALAAQWAEALADDEEDKSGPSTFGGAGAGGFGQTPTDAHFRDMTEMSRQPKDNKLKRELDFILDIPLDVSAELGRTRLLINELLQLGQGSVVELNKLAGEPLEVYVNGKLVARGEAVVINEKFGVRLTDIISPIERVKQLG, encoded by the coding sequence ATGTCGCAGGACGATCAGGAAGCCTTGGCCGCGCAGTGGGCGGCACAGCTTGAGGGAGAAGAAGACAGCCCGTCCGGCGGGGATGCCGGCGCGCCGGAGGCCGCCGCGGCTGACGCCGGGGCCGGCGGCGAGCATTCGCCCGTGGACGAAGAGGCCCTGGCCGCGCAATGGGCCGAGGCCCTGGCCGACGACGAGGAGGACAAAAGCGGGCCCTCCACATTCGGCGGAGCGGGCGCGGGCGGCTTCGGCCAGACCCCGACGGACGCCCATTTCAGGGACATGACTGAAATGTCCCGCCAGCCCAAGGACAACAAGCTCAAGCGTGAGCTGGACTTCATTCTGGATATTCCGCTGGACGTTTCGGCGGAGTTGGGCCGTACCCGCCTGCTCATTAATGAACTGCTTCAGCTGGGCCAGGGGTCGGTGGTGGAACTGAACAAACTGGCCGGCGAACCGCTGGAAGTCTATGTCAACGGCAAACTGGTGGCGCGCGGCGAGGCCGTGGTCATCAACGAGAAGTTCGGCGTGCGTCTGACCGACATCATCAGCCCCATTGAACGGGTGAAGCAGCTTGGCTAG
- a CDS encoding YggS family pyridoxal phosphate-dependent enzyme gives MTTEEALRERYARVLERLDAACAAAGRKREDVTLIAVSKLHPAVDVAEVARAGQLDFGENYVQEALQKREDLAGESACRNLRWHMIGHVQSRKAAQVAGAFALIHTLDSHKLADGLERRLAVLEARQPVLMEVNVAAEPQKSGLMAEDLPSLADHILEKCPHLELRGLMCLPPVFDAGEAARPHFARLSALREELRDRLGLPLPELSMGMSGDFAAAVAEGATMVRIGTDIFGPRPPKV, from the coding sequence ATGACGACGGAAGAAGCCCTGCGGGAGCGTTATGCCCGCGTTCTGGAGCGGCTGGATGCGGCCTGCGCGGCAGCGGGCCGCAAGCGGGAAGACGTGACCCTGATCGCGGTGTCCAAGCTGCATCCGGCCGTTGATGTGGCCGAGGTGGCCCGCGCCGGGCAGCTGGATTTTGGTGAGAACTACGTGCAGGAGGCCTTACAGAAACGCGAGGACCTGGCGGGCGAATCCGCCTGCCGGAATCTGCGCTGGCATATGATCGGCCATGTCCAGAGCCGCAAGGCCGCCCAGGTGGCCGGGGCCTTCGCTCTGATCCACACCCTGGATTCGCACAAGCTGGCCGACGGCCTGGAGCGGCGTCTGGCCGTGCTGGAAGCCCGGCAGCCGGTGCTCATGGAAGTCAACGTGGCCGCCGAGCCGCAAAAATCCGGTCTTATGGCTGAAGATCTGCCCTCTTTAGCCGATCATATACTGGAGAAGTGCCCGCATCTGGAACTGCGTGGCCTGATGTGTCTGCCGCCGGTTTTTGACGCGGGCGAGGCGGCGCGGCCCCATTTCGCGCGTCTGTCCGCTCTGCGCGAGGAATTGCGCGACCGTCTGGGCCTGCCCCTGCCGGAGCTTTCCATGGGCATGAGCGGGGATTTCGCGGCGGCTGTGGCCGAAGGGGCCACCATGGTGCGTATCGGCACGGATATTTTCGGGCCGCGTCCGCCCAAGGTCTGA